The Paracholeplasma brassicae genome contains a region encoding:
- a CDS encoding ABC transporter ATP-binding protein, producing the protein MSLLKVENLHTYFDTRNGLVKAVNGISFTLEEGKTLGIVGESGSGKSQTAMSIIKLFQANQKIHEGTITFNNQVLSLMSDKELEKIRGNEISVIFQEPISSLNPVLTVEKQLTEVLILHQKLTKKEAVSKAYEMLNVVKIQNPQRVMKAYPHQLSGGMSQRVMIAMALSCNPKLLIADEPTTALDVIIQAEILKLMNELKAKYKTSILFITHDLGVVSKMVDDVIVMHGGRIVEKAPVDRIFKNPYHPYTKKLLAAFLKTDLERNSSHKSLDLYEKENDVFDFDRYKTLGIADESFLEVEPNHFVSCHIK; encoded by the coding sequence ATGAGTTTACTAAAAGTAGAAAACCTACACACGTACTTTGACACTAGAAATGGGCTTGTTAAAGCGGTTAACGGTATATCGTTTACACTTGAAGAAGGAAAAACCTTAGGGATAGTTGGTGAATCAGGTAGTGGAAAAAGCCAAACGGCCATGTCAATTATCAAATTATTTCAAGCCAACCAAAAAATACATGAAGGCACGATTACGTTTAATAATCAAGTGTTGTCTTTAATGAGTGATAAAGAGTTAGAAAAAATCAGAGGTAATGAAATTTCGGTGATTTTCCAAGAACCGATTTCTAGTTTAAACCCAGTATTGACGGTTGAAAAACAGTTAACAGAAGTGTTGATTTTACATCAAAAATTGACAAAAAAAGAGGCCGTAAGTAAGGCTTATGAGATGTTAAATGTTGTAAAAATCCAGAACCCACAACGGGTCATGAAAGCCTATCCGCATCAACTCTCAGGCGGGATGAGCCAGCGTGTCATGATTGCGATGGCGCTTTCTTGCAATCCGAAGCTTTTAATTGCCGATGAACCGACGACCGCACTTGATGTCATCATTCAAGCAGAAATCCTTAAATTGATGAATGAACTTAAGGCGAAATACAAAACCTCAATCTTATTTATTACCCATGATTTAGGTGTGGTATCGAAGATGGTCGATGACGTGATTGTTATGCATGGGGGGAGGATTGTTGAAAAAGCACCGGTCGACCGGATTTTCAAAAATCCTTATCATCCCTATACAAAAAAACTCTTAGCGGCGTTTTTAAAAACTGATCTTGAACGAAACAGTTCACATAAATCCCTCGATTTGTATGAAAAAGAAAATGACGTGTTTGATTTTGATCGCTATAAGACCTTAGGAATTGCAGATGAGTCATTCCTAGAGGTTGAACCAAATCATTTTGTTAGTTGTCACATCAAATAA
- a CDS encoding ATP-binding cassette domain-containing protein — MNNERVLLSIKHLQKYFPIKKKHPFQVKQDYVKANKNVSIDIYEGETLGIVGESGCGKSTLGRTIIQLQKQTGGSSLYYGETIDNFMPKYVKKVYQSLVKVSKSYDKDFKALNILKQNRVDEASSELYRLSKIEFENKYYNTFRLIGGLAAYHDLEEISRILLDEYKALKELSVLKQKYDFEETKLKMRHLDSGVLLKKLEEQINEKEADVKTIKEKVESIKVTLKNDPKFIKYESFKDQGIDLSALTKKEIRYLKKDLQIIFQDPYSSLDPRSKVKDIIGEGLLIHKFFKRKNSEAYNNYVEDIMKKCGLDEAYKNRYPHQFSGGQRQRIGIARALALKPKFVVCDEAVSALDVSIQSQIINLLEDLKKTDNLTYLFITHDLGVVRFISDRIGVMYFGSLVELASAEEIFKNPKHPYTKQLLNAIPAYEDETFKQTIHEITYETSDYEFHYHKTGEADPNWYEVSKGHFVSCKLKQEKDEGGLL; from the coding sequence ATGAACAATGAACGAGTACTCTTAAGTATCAAACACTTACAAAAATACTTTCCAATTAAAAAGAAACACCCGTTTCAAGTCAAACAAGACTACGTCAAAGCCAATAAAAATGTCTCAATTGATATTTATGAAGGCGAAACACTTGGGATAGTTGGCGAATCTGGGTGTGGTAAATCGACCTTGGGTCGAACAATCATCCAACTTCAAAAACAAACGGGTGGTTCTAGTCTTTACTACGGGGAAACGATTGATAATTTCATGCCTAAATACGTCAAGAAAGTCTATCAAAGCCTTGTAAAAGTTTCTAAAAGTTACGACAAAGACTTTAAGGCACTAAACATACTCAAACAAAATAGAGTCGATGAGGCTTCTAGCGAACTGTACCGATTGTCTAAAATTGAGTTTGAAAATAAATATTATAATACGTTTCGTTTAATTGGCGGCCTCGCGGCCTATCATGATTTAGAAGAAATCAGTCGTATTTTATTAGACGAATATAAGGCATTAAAAGAACTATCAGTACTCAAACAAAAATACGATTTTGAAGAAACCAAGTTAAAAATGAGGCACTTAGATAGTGGTGTGCTTCTAAAAAAACTAGAAGAGCAAATCAACGAAAAAGAGGCGGACGTTAAAACGATTAAAGAAAAAGTCGAATCCATTAAAGTAACATTAAAAAATGATCCGAAATTCATCAAATATGAATCGTTTAAAGATCAAGGCATCGATTTAAGTGCACTAACTAAAAAAGAAATTAGGTATTTAAAGAAGGATTTGCAAATCATTTTTCAAGACCCTTATTCGTCACTTGATCCTAGAAGTAAAGTTAAAGACATCATTGGTGAAGGTCTATTAATTCATAAGTTTTTTAAACGAAAGAACAGTGAAGCCTACAACAATTATGTCGAAGATATCATGAAGAAGTGTGGGTTAGATGAGGCATATAAGAACCGTTACCCACACCAGTTTTCAGGTGGTCAAAGACAGCGGATTGGGATTGCAAGAGCGTTAGCATTAAAACCGAAATTTGTGGTTTGTGATGAGGCCGTATCGGCACTTGACGTTTCGATTCAATCTCAAATCATCAATTTGTTAGAAGACTTAAAGAAAACCGATAACTTAACTTACTTGTTTATTACACATGATTTAGGTGTAGTTAGATTTATTTCAGACCGTATCGGTGTGATGTATTTTGGCTCATTAGTTGAGCTCGCAAGTGCTGAGGAGATTTTTAAGAATCCGAAACACCCATACACCAAACAATTACTAAATGCGATACCGGCTTACGAGGACGAAACATTCAAACAAACAATCCACGAAATCACTTATGAGACAAGTGACTACGAGTTTCATTATCACAAGACAGGAGAAGCAGATCCAAACTGGTATGAGGTATCAAAAGGGCATTTTGTTTCCTGTAAGTTAAAACAAGAGAAAGACGAAGGTGGTCTCTTATGA
- a CDS encoding ABC transporter permease — protein sequence MFKKRNEVIENLSRLPKTPFQEVLMSLKENKRFLVGFGFLVLVIIMALFADFIAPFGMKEQNLSNALAKPSLDHLFGTDHLGRDVFSRVVYGARTSLTIGLSAVSISLVIGGLLGVLAGYYKGLLDVVIMRVSDVLLSIPSILLAIAIVASFGAGMFNMIVAIAIGNIPIFARIIRSNVLALSEKQFIEASHALGSSNLRIIVSHIIPNTLSAIIVQSSLGIASAILSAAGLGFIGLGLESSVAEWGLMLSSGRAYIRTHTYLTIYPGLAIMFSILAFNMLGDGIRDALDPKMRER from the coding sequence ATGTTTAAAAAAAGAAATGAAGTTATTGAAAATCTAAGTCGCTTACCAAAAACACCTTTTCAAGAGGTATTGATGTCACTTAAAGAAAATAAACGTTTTTTAGTTGGGTTTGGGTTTCTCGTTTTGGTTATCATTATGGCGTTATTCGCCGATTTTATCGCACCGTTTGGGATGAAAGAACAAAACCTTTCAAATGCGCTTGCTAAGCCTAGTTTAGATCATCTATTTGGGACGGATCATTTAGGAAGAGATGTGTTTTCAAGGGTGGTTTATGGGGCTAGAACCTCACTTACCATTGGGCTATCTGCCGTCTCAATTTCACTTGTGATTGGCGGATTATTAGGCGTTTTAGCGGGCTATTATAAGGGCTTACTTGATGTGGTCATTATGAGGGTTTCAGACGTTTTATTATCGATTCCATCGATTTTACTAGCCATTGCGATTGTTGCGTCTTTCGGGGCTGGTATGTTTAATATGATTGTTGCGATTGCCATTGGTAATATTCCAATCTTCGCAAGGATCATTCGTTCAAACGTCTTAGCTTTGTCGGAAAAACAATTCATTGAAGCGTCGCACGCCCTGGGCTCATCAAATTTAAGAATTATTGTAAGCCACATTATTCCAAATACGTTATCGGCAATTATTGTGCAATCGAGTCTTGGAATCGCATCAGCCATCTTATCGGCGGCAGGCTTAGGGTTTATCGGACTAGGACTTGAATCCTCCGTTGCGGAATGGGGTTTAATGCTTTCCTCAGGTAGAGCCTACATTAGAACCCATACGTATTTAACGATTTACCCAGGTCTTGCGATTATGTTTTCAATACTTGCTTTTAACATGCTTGGTGACGGCATTAGAGACGCGCTTGATCCAAAGATGAGAGAGAGGTAA
- a CDS encoding ABC transporter permease: MYKYIIKRVIWLIPILIGVSFIVFTIMFLSPADAAVMILGENASPEALAALRLEMGLNDPFIVQYARYASDVFLRFDLGRSYLNNREVLKEILIRLPNTIILASLSIVFATLIGIPMGVMASRKPNKAVDNTTMVVSLFGVSMPTFWQSLILIIIFSLTLGWFPSSGFDTPRQMVLPVIALSSSSIGSIARITRSSMIDALNQDYIRTAYAKGLSSNKVVYRHALKNALIPVVTVIGLQFGALLGGAVLTESIFSINGLGVLMVNAIRQRDIMMVQGSVLFVAFVFTVVNLIVDILYAYIDPRIRAQYK, from the coding sequence ATGTACAAATACATCATTAAACGTGTGATTTGGTTAATCCCGATTCTCATCGGTGTGTCGTTTATTGTGTTTACCATTATGTTTTTATCGCCTGCCGATGCGGCAGTGATGATTTTAGGTGAGAATGCTTCACCTGAGGCATTAGCGGCACTAAGACTTGAAATGGGGTTGAATGACCCGTTTATTGTTCAATATGCTAGATACGCAAGTGATGTGTTTCTAAGGTTTGATTTGGGACGTTCGTATTTAAATAACCGAGAGGTGTTAAAAGAAATACTTATCCGTCTACCAAATACCATTATTTTAGCAAGTCTCAGTATTGTCTTTGCGACACTCATTGGCATACCAATGGGCGTTATGGCTTCTAGAAAGCCAAACAAAGCGGTAGACAATACAACCATGGTGGTGTCGTTGTTTGGGGTGTCAATGCCGACGTTTTGGCAATCGTTAATCTTAATTATCATTTTCTCTTTGACCCTTGGTTGGTTTCCATCAAGTGGCTTTGATACACCTAGACAAATGGTCTTACCGGTGATTGCCTTATCGAGTTCCTCGATAGGCTCAATCGCCCGGATCACAAGATCTTCAATGATTGACGCACTCAATCAAGACTACATTAGAACGGCTTACGCCAAGGGGTTATCATCCAATAAAGTTGTTTATCGTCACGCATTAAAAAACGCCTTAATTCCTGTCGTTACAGTCATTGGCTTACAATTTGGTGCACTTTTAGGTGGAGCGGTATTAACCGAATCCATCTTTAGCATTAATGGTCTTGGGGTATTAATGGTTAATGCCATTAGACAAAGAGACATTATGATGGTTCAAGGCAGTGTGTTATTTGTTGCGTTTGTGTTTACTGTGGTCAACTTGATTGTTGATATCTTATATGCCTACATCGATCCACGCATTCGTGCACAGTACAAGTAA
- a CDS encoding ABC transporter substrate-binding protein, whose product MLLLALFSTFGLVACGSSASASDTLVVANGADPITFDIQATNDQATTRVARQIYETLVHQDEELVLRPGLAKSWTEVGNNTYEFVLRDDVYFHNGEKFTAADVEYTMRRALTSSTIAHIVGSVDPEKIEVVSEYVIRIGTKTPFGPFITHLAHPATAILNQKAVEAAGEDYGTTSAVGTGPFKFVSWVSGEKVVLERNDAYWGQKALMAKIEFRTIRESSVRLIGLENGEIDIAYDISPADTASVRANDKLTLVNTPNLGAEYLGLNQASNDYLKDINVRKAIAHIIDVDAIVKAVYQNVGTQMSGPINSSVFGYNSSLSPYAYDADLAEEFLGKSAWPTGGFTLRLYVGDNSAERISVAQVVQEQLKKLNITVVINQMEWGAFLAETAKPKETTQADLFLLGWTTVTADADYGLYPLFHSQSTPSGGNRVFYSNSEVDGYLETGRNTSDQAVRKAAYEAAQAIIHDELPWVFLQTRENVSAYRNVVTGFKHHPMGSYFLAGVSKK is encoded by the coding sequence GTGCTTTTACTAGCATTATTTAGTACATTTGGCTTAGTTGCTTGTGGATCAAGCGCTAGTGCATCGGATACATTAGTCGTCGCCAATGGCGCTGACCCAATTACGTTTGATATTCAAGCAACCAATGACCAAGCGACAACAAGAGTCGCTAGACAAATCTATGAAACACTTGTCCATCAAGACGAAGAACTTGTCTTAAGACCTGGACTTGCTAAATCATGGACTGAGGTTGGAAATAACACGTATGAGTTCGTTTTAAGAGATGATGTCTACTTCCATAATGGAGAGAAATTCACGGCAGCAGATGTTGAATACACAATGAGACGTGCGTTGACCTCCTCAACGATTGCGCACATCGTCGGTTCAGTCGATCCTGAGAAAATCGAAGTGGTAAGTGAGTATGTGATTCGAATTGGAACGAAAACCCCATTTGGCCCATTCATCACACACCTTGCACACCCTGCAACGGCTATATTAAATCAAAAAGCGGTTGAAGCGGCAGGCGAAGACTATGGCACAACGAGTGCGGTAGGGACAGGTCCATTTAAATTCGTTAGTTGGGTATCTGGTGAGAAAGTTGTTTTAGAGAGAAATGACGCTTATTGGGGCCAAAAAGCATTAATGGCTAAAATCGAGTTTAGAACCATCAGAGAATCAAGCGTTCGTTTGATTGGTTTAGAAAACGGAGAGATCGATATTGCCTATGATATTTCACCAGCAGACACCGCTAGTGTTCGCGCAAATGATAAATTAACCTTAGTCAACACACCAAACCTTGGTGCAGAATACTTAGGATTAAACCAAGCAAGCAATGATTATTTAAAAGACATTAACGTTAGAAAAGCGATTGCACACATCATTGATGTCGATGCCATTGTTAAGGCGGTCTATCAAAACGTTGGTACTCAAATGAGTGGTCCAATCAACAGTTCGGTGTTCGGGTATAATTCAAGCCTATCTCCATACGCTTATGATGCAGATTTAGCAGAAGAATTCTTAGGCAAATCGGCATGGCCAACGGGTGGTTTCACACTACGTCTGTATGTTGGTGATAACAGCGCTGAACGTATTAGTGTGGCACAAGTTGTCCAAGAACAATTGAAGAAACTTAATATCACGGTTGTGATTAATCAAATGGAGTGGGGCGCATTCTTAGCAGAAACCGCTAAACCAAAAGAAACCACTCAAGCGGATTTATTCTTACTTGGTTGGACAACGGTTACAGCGGATGCGGATTACGGACTATACCCATTATTCCATTCACAATCGACCCCATCTGGTGGTAACCGTGTGTTCTATAGCAACAGTGAAGTTGATGGCTATTTAGAAACGGGTAGAAATACTTCGGATCAAGCTGTAAGAAAAGCAGCTTATGAAGCCGCACAAGCGATTATCCACGATGAGCTGCCTTGGGTATTCTTACAAACCAGAGAAAACGTATCGGCGTATCGTAATGTCGTTACTGGATTTAAACACCACCCAATGGGAAGCTATTTCTTAGCTGGTGTATCAAAGAAATAA
- a CDS encoding uracil-xanthine permease family protein → MQEKELIVGIDQKPTSIGSWVILSLQHVFAMFGATILVPLLTGLDVGVALVASGIGTITYLLCTKRKVPVYLGSSFAYIGAIQLATANAGVDSAYLGLMAVGLIYILFASIIKIFGSGWLRKLLPPIVVGPMIMIIGLTLAPEAIKSAGLNGDSGYEVPVVALITFLSVVIISTKAKGMLKIVPFIVSIFIGYAAAMIFGIVDYSVFETVSFFQLPKFSFIGTYDFDFSQILMFAPLAFVTIAEHIGDHVVLGEITNKDFLTDPGLDKTLLGDGLATFISASIGGPANTTYGENTGVIAITRVGSVYVIGLAALFAISLGFFGYIQAFITSIPWAVIGGMTIILYGLIAANGVKILIKDRTDLSNMRNLVIVSTMLVIGLGGAVLPITSTIQLTGMSLAMLVGILLNQFIKLLDYLIKP, encoded by the coding sequence ATGCAAGAAAAAGAATTGATTGTTGGAATTGATCAAAAACCAACGAGTATTGGGTCTTGGGTCATCCTAAGCCTTCAGCACGTATTTGCCATGTTTGGCGCAACCATCTTAGTCCCACTTCTAACAGGACTTGATGTCGGGGTGGCACTAGTCGCTTCTGGGATTGGAACCATCACTTATTTGTTATGTACAAAAAGAAAAGTCCCTGTTTACTTAGGTAGTTCCTTCGCCTACATTGGCGCAATACAGTTAGCAACCGCAAACGCTGGGGTTGATTCAGCCTACCTAGGCTTGATGGCGGTTGGTCTCATTTATATTTTATTCGCTTCCATCATTAAAATTTTTGGTAGTGGCTGGTTACGAAAACTCTTACCACCAATTGTGGTCGGACCGATGATTATGATCATTGGATTAACGCTCGCACCTGAGGCAATCAAGAGCGCAGGTCTTAATGGAGATTCTGGGTATGAAGTACCTGTTGTGGCACTCATCACGTTTTTATCCGTTGTGATTATCTCAACCAAAGCCAAAGGTATGTTAAAGATTGTGCCATTTATTGTTTCAATCTTTATTGGTTACGCAGCCGCGATGATTTTCGGTATCGTTGACTACAGCGTCTTTGAAACTGTTTCATTCTTTCAACTACCAAAGTTTAGTTTCATCGGTACTTATGATTTTGATTTCTCTCAAATTCTAATGTTTGCACCACTTGCATTTGTTACCATTGCCGAACACATCGGTGATCACGTGGTCTTAGGTGAAATCACTAATAAAGATTTCCTAACCGATCCAGGACTTGATAAAACCCTACTTGGTGATGGACTTGCGACATTCATTTCTGCTTCAATTGGTGGACCTGCCAATACCACTTACGGTGAAAACACCGGTGTCATCGCGATTACTCGCGTTGGTTCGGTTTACGTCATTGGTCTTGCCGCACTCTTTGCCATATCCCTTGGCTTCTTCGGTTACATCCAAGCCTTTATTACAAGTATTCCATGGGCAGTCATTGGCGGGATGACCATCATCTTGTATGGGTTAATCGCAGCCAATGGTGTCAAAATATTAATTAAAGACCGTACTGACCTATCAAACATGAGAAACTTAGTCATTGTTTCAACGATGCTAGTCATCGGTCTAGGTGGTGCAGTCTTACCTATTACAAGCACAATCCAATTAACCGGCATGAGCTTAGCGATGTTGGTTGGTATTCTTTTAAATCAATTCATCAAACTTTTAGATTACCTCATCAAACCATAA
- a CDS encoding ArsR/SmtB family transcription factor — MTHDTCNHNKHLEEIKTNLINESDTQKLSKLFKVLSDETRIKILYTISKHEVCVNDIANVLNLSQSAISHQLKTLKDANLIKSRREKQTIYYTLVDDHVHLIYNQALSHIKE; from the coding sequence ATGACACACGACACTTGTAATCACAACAAACACCTAGAAGAAATTAAAACAAATCTCATTAACGAATCAGACACTCAAAAACTATCCAAATTATTTAAAGTCTTATCTGATGAAACCAGAATCAAAATACTTTACACAATCTCTAAACACGAGGTTTGTGTCAACGACATCGCTAATGTCTTAAACCTATCCCAAAGTGCGATTTCTCATCAATTAAAGACGTTAAAAGATGCAAATCTCATCAAATCCAGAAGAGAAAAACAAACCATCTACTACACACTAGTTGATGACCATGTGCATTTAATCTATAACCAAGCACTATCTCATATTAAGGAGTAA
- a CDS encoding heavy metal translocating P-type ATPase, translating to MHTQHNHTHHQHNHKKDFFLFILGTIFYLVGLVSSNPLIANILFVFAILLSGLHVIKEGFVETLTNTLKNRKFSPNIHLLMTLSALGAILIDYYDEAALLILIFAGAHFLEDYAKNKSKNDLVGLIKLNPTKARRLINQTDYETIDASLVNENDTLLVLKGDQVPTDGMLLSEEAILNEQNITGESMPVEKKLDDTLYASTINLGNAFKLRSTKKNNESLFYQIVELAKTAQNNHSKTASLIKRIEPIYVTTVLILSPLFFILMNQLLNHNIESSFYKTMVFLIGASPCAIAMIDIPATLSSLSNLAKQGVLVKGGMHLDNLSRIDTVVFDKTGTLSNGNIVLSDLQILEEQHKSFYLDILYSLEKKSTHPIAQAIINHLTNAKDLDLDVTIRPGFGLEATYQKHIYQVLKPSAVESIEETLKKQIATLESEGKTVFILNKDHQPVLLVGLTDTIRENACETIQYFKSNGLKTILLTGDSLLTANAIKEKLNLDESYANVLPLEKSEHIDRLIEHGHRVLMIGDGINDTVALKKATIGIAMGSSTDALLEVSDVVLTKNDLLKLTHLHKVSKRHHRIVLQNLLFSFGIVLFLTFINIFNFSDIAFTVILHEGSTILVILNGLRLLKK from the coding sequence ATGCACACACAGCATAATCATACACATCATCAACATAACCATAAAAAAGACTTCTTCTTGTTTATCCTAGGCACCATTTTCTACCTTGTTGGTTTGGTTAGTTCAAACCCACTCATAGCCAATATACTTTTTGTCTTCGCCATACTTCTATCAGGCCTGCACGTCATTAAAGAAGGGTTTGTTGAAACCCTCACTAATACGCTAAAAAATAGAAAATTCTCACCTAACATCCATCTATTGATGACCTTAAGTGCCCTAGGTGCAATCCTCATTGATTACTATGATGAGGCGGCACTGCTCATCTTGATCTTTGCAGGGGCGCACTTCTTAGAAGATTACGCCAAAAACAAAAGTAAGAACGACCTTGTTGGACTGATAAAACTAAACCCAACCAAAGCCAGAAGACTAATCAATCAAACCGATTACGAAACCATTGATGCGAGTCTCGTTAACGAAAACGACACACTTCTCGTATTAAAAGGCGATCAAGTACCAACCGATGGTATGCTCTTAAGCGAAGAAGCCATCCTGAACGAGCAAAACATTACCGGTGAATCCATGCCTGTTGAAAAAAAACTTGATGATACCCTCTACGCATCTACCATCAATCTAGGCAATGCCTTTAAACTACGATCCACTAAAAAGAATAATGAGAGTTTGTTTTATCAAATCGTTGAACTTGCGAAAACCGCACAAAACAATCACAGTAAGACAGCCTCACTCATCAAGCGAATTGAACCCATTTATGTGACAACTGTCTTAATATTAAGCCCACTGTTCTTCATCTTAATGAATCAACTATTAAACCATAACATCGAATCTAGTTTTTATAAAACCATGGTCTTTTTAATCGGTGCATCGCCTTGTGCGATTGCGATGATAGACATACCTGCAACGCTATCAAGTCTATCGAACTTAGCCAAACAAGGTGTTCTTGTCAAAGGCGGCATGCACTTAGATAACTTGTCTCGTATCGATACCGTGGTCTTTGATAAAACCGGTACACTATCCAATGGCAACATCGTCTTAAGTGACCTACAGATACTAGAAGAGCAACACAAGTCTTTTTATCTTGATATTTTATACTCACTTGAAAAGAAATCCACACACCCGATCGCACAGGCAATCATCAATCACTTAACAAACGCCAAAGACCTTGATTTAGACGTCACCATACGCCCTGGATTTGGCCTAGAAGCGACATACCAAAAACACATCTATCAAGTCTTAAAACCAAGCGCAGTTGAATCAATTGAAGAGACCCTCAAAAAACAGATAGCTACGCTTGAATCAGAAGGAAAAACCGTCTTTATTCTAAACAAAGATCATCAACCGGTCTTACTGGTTGGTTTGACGGACACCATTAGAGAAAATGCCTGTGAAACAATTCAATACTTTAAATCCAATGGCCTTAAAACCATTTTACTGACCGGTGACTCTTTATTGACAGCAAACGCAATTAAAGAAAAATTAAACCTTGATGAGTCTTACGCAAACGTCTTACCTCTAGAAAAAAGTGAACACATCGATCGATTAATCGAGCATGGTCATCGTGTTTTAATGATTGGCGATGGCATTAACGACACCGTCGCACTCAAAAAAGCGACAATAGGTATTGCAATGGGCAGTTCAACTGACGCACTACTTGAAGTCTCTGACGTTGTTTTAACTAAAAACGACTTATTAAAACTGACACACTTGCACAAAGTCTCAAAAAGACATCACAGAATTGTGCTACAAAACCTCTTATTTTCTTTTGGGATTGTCCTTTTTCTTACCTTTATTAATATTTTTAATTTCTCAGATATCGCCTTTACGGTCATTCTACATGAAGGATCGACGATACTGGTGATTCTAAATGGCCTTAGACTCCTCAAAAAATAA
- a CDS encoding helix-turn-helix domain-containing protein → MSRTPRFSKETKIKAIKAYQTGIKSMLEIACELGCDVSSVKQWVRNYESMGSMAFEDKPRNQSYMKSFKLEVIKAYHDGKGSYAELAKQYQITSDSMIKSWVSKYNRHNEIKAYDPKGYVYMAKSRKVSYEEKLDIVKWTIEHNFEYKLAAEKFETAYSQVYNWVRKYNVEGEAGLKDERGKRKPVENLSEIEKLKREVELLRRKNERLEMEAEVIKKFQEIERRDILARSAKKPNTKR, encoded by the coding sequence ATGTCAAGAACACCAAGATTCAGTAAAGAAACAAAAATCAAAGCAATCAAAGCATATCAAACAGGAATCAAGTCAATGTTAGAAATCGCATGTGAATTAGGATGTGACGTATCCAGTGTTAAACAATGGGTCAGGAACTATGAATCGATGGGAAGTATGGCATTTGAGGATAAACCAAGAAACCAAAGTTATATGAAATCATTCAAATTAGAGGTGATTAAAGCTTACCACGATGGCAAAGGATCATACGCAGAACTGGCCAAACAATATCAAATAACATCAGACTCAATGATTAAGAGTTGGGTTTCCAAGTATAATAGACATAACGAGATCAAAGCGTATGATCCAAAGGGGTATGTTTATATGGCGAAATCAAGAAAAGTGAGTTATGAAGAAAAGTTAGATATAGTGAAATGGACGATTGAACATAACTTTGAATATAAACTCGCAGCGGAGAAGTTTGAGACAGCCTACTCACAAGTGTATAACTGGGTCAGAAAATACAACGTAGAAGGTGAAGCTGGTTTAAAGGACGAACGAGGCAAGAGAAAGCCTGTAGAGAATCTAAGTGAAATTGAGAAACTAAAACGTGAAGTTGAGCTTCTAAGACGGAAGAATGAACGTCTGGAGATGGAGGCTGAAGTCATAAAAAAATTCCAGGAGATCGAAAGGAGGGATATTTTAGCAAGATCCGCCAAGAAGCCAAATACAAAACGATAA
- a CDS encoding IS3 family transposase, with amino-acid sequence MLCEILLIVRSSYYKWLKHEETNEEKINHELSQLILEYHDEFKGILGYRRMTLWINKRNQTNYNVKRIRRLMKKLGVSSVIRRVRKGYIKVRPEITAENVLNRQFEANNPNEKWLTDVTEFKVIGSNTKLYLSAIIDLCDTSIISYKMGISNNNQLVNETFEKAFQLNPEAKPMVHSDRGYQYTNKVFQKKLTSRSMTVSMSRVGRCIDNGPMESFWGTLKSEMYYLTQFHDINQLKVAIDQYIQFYNKQRYQEKLKGLTPMEFRNQALKIESVI; translated from the coding sequence GTGTTATGTGAAATCCTTTTGATTGTTCGTAGCAGCTATTATAAGTGGTTAAAACATGAAGAAACAAATGAAGAAAAGATTAATCATGAGTTATCTCAATTGATTCTTGAATATCATGATGAGTTTAAAGGTATCTTAGGCTATAGACGGATGACTTTATGGATTAATAAGCGGAATCAAACGAACTATAATGTAAAACGCATCAGACGATTGATGAAGAAATTAGGTGTATCGTCGGTTATCCGTAGAGTGCGTAAGGGGTATATTAAAGTAAGACCAGAGATCACAGCAGAGAATGTCTTAAACAGACAATTTGAGGCTAATAATCCCAATGAGAAATGGTTAACAGACGTTACCGAGTTCAAGGTGATTGGATCGAATACTAAGTTATACTTAAGTGCCATCATCGATCTGTGTGATACCAGTATTATCAGTTACAAAATGGGTATATCGAATAATAACCAACTGGTAAATGAAACCTTCGAGAAAGCATTCCAACTTAATCCGGAAGCCAAACCGATGGTACACAGTGACCGCGGGTATCAATATACGAATAAAGTGTTTCAAAAGAAGCTCACTTCTAGAAGCATGACAGTCAGTATGTCTAGAGTTGGTAGGTGTATTGATAATGGACCGATGGAGAGTTTTTGGGGTACACTTAAATCAGAAATGTACTATTTAACCCAGTTTCACGACATCAATCAACTCAAAGTAGCGATTGATCAATACATCCAGTTTTATAATAAACAAAGGTACCAAGAAAAACTAAAAGGCTTAACTCCGATGGAATTTCGGAATCAAGCCTTAAAAATTGAATCAGTTATTTAA